A stretch of DNA from Drosophila virilis strain 15010-1051.87 chromosome 5, Dvir_AGI_RSII-ME, whole genome shotgun sequence:
CGTATTGAGGGCCACCAAACGTTCGTTCGATGTATTCGGCAGCGGATCGTAGGAGCCCACTTGCTCAATTACAGGCTGATGTTGGTTCTTGCGGCGCTGTAAGCACGGATTTGTGAGATATGTTATGGAACTTGAAAGTGAGACTCAGACCTCCATAACAACAATGTGATAGAATGGACGATTCGTGCAGCCTAGACGCACAAAACGTATTATCTTGGCCGAGTGCTTATAGAAGCGGCCAATGCCACTGGCAGGTGACAGGGACATTTCAGGATTTATTCAAAACTTTGTTTAACAAGAAAATGTGTTATGAAAACAGACCGACAAACGATATCGATAGTCAACAAACAAGTTAGCTGTTATcgaaatattaatttaaagaaatcgaATAGCCTTTGACTCGCAAGATTGATAGCAgagcattaaattaattacaggACCATAATCGAAGGACCAAATGTACGCTGTAAAGTGACGTGGATGTATTTAATAACACTGTATTCGTGCAACTCTGTGTGCTGTGCACTTTGTGTACACACTGGTCACTCATACAAAATGGCGTCAGCAGTCGAGCACGAACACTAAGGAATTTTTCAGtggtgtctgtgtctgtgaaTTTATATTTGGGGTAAAAAAAACTGTGtgcgtttattttgtttataaattttattgcaaatacggcacataaatacatagcgcgtacacacacaccaacacacaccaATTCAAAAGTGCGCTTATcaatgaattgaattgaatttgaggcagcagcagcagcaagaagcaCGCCAGCGCCAACGAAGTGAATTTTTCGAGGGAACGGAAAAAAATGGCGCCCGCCTCAGCCACAGAAGCAAGTTGACTTTCTTTTCGGTGTGTGTAGTTCGTCGCCGCACTCGTCGCTCGTTTTCGTCGCATATTTGTCGCGATCAAATAGTGAAAAAGAGagaaatattgcaaattgcaTCAAAAACGCGACGTCGACGTACAGCAGGAGGCTAGTATTTTGTACGTGATTTTGTAtaactacatacatatacatataatacaaatacaagCAACAGAAAAGTGCAATTACATTTGCGTTTGGAAATTTTGCGCTTTTTTCTCTTTCGCCTCCCCCTTTTTCTGCTTTGCCTCATTTATAATGTGCGCTGCACAGAGCAATCCGCCGCCCTTCGGCTACACTTGGGGTTTTGCAGACAACGGCAATCGTGCCGCAGAATCAGTTTTGGAGATATCGCCAAATATTAACTACACTGTCAGTGGGGAATCGGTAAGTGAAGTCTCAATTTGTATGTATACTTCGAATTTCCTTCGTTGCAtatcaatttgttttattctttttttcattgtttCTTTCCTTATATCGAATGCGAGTGCTTTTGCAAGTGCAAGCTGCTTTGCTAAATAACCAATCGACCCAACGAACTAGCTAGCCAACCCCCCTCCAGCCACCCACGTAAtatatgttgctgttgctttcccACAGCGAATCGTGTTGTGTCTTCTCTCCGCTCCCCTTTTGTACGTTGTTGTTGGCCTAACAACAGcgccacatacacacaagcacaccgATTAGAGATGGCCACCTAATGGTGGTCGTGTACACGAATAACACGATTAGAGTTTAAATCTCATTAATTCTCTGCTAAAGTGTCAAAAGTGCTACTGCTATTCACATACAAAGTACAGCTTTAAAGCACATTTAATTATCtctcaatttaaaattatataattttcatgtagcacgacataattgttattggctgacaaaattatatgtcACGCTCCCATCActaatacagatacagctacgtcgttcgctcgctcgctcactCGCTGGTTTTGCGCTCTGTATGTATAAGTGCATCGgccatatatatgtgtatgtacgtaCGCAGGGTTGAGCGCgtgtatgtatacacatacgatatgcatacatacgtgAAGGCtcaaatacaagaaaaaaaaccagCTACATATACTTTTATGTAACTGCGTTGGTCATGCGAATGCGAGCGAGTGTGTTAGAATTCTTTTACCATACATTTATACGAAATTTTTTCGTTTCCATTTCATTCGTAAACATTCATAATTTGGTATTTGTAAAAAGTATGCGTACGTAAGGTACATACATAGCATACGTATGCATGTAGATTTGATTgtatgcaaacaaacaaaaatacgcACGTTGCGCTGCAACACGCGGCGGCAGCTGATTTCAATGCAACTCCCATTCTCCCGTGATAaggcaatttaattaaactataTGGTTTAATTATTAAACGTGTGGTAGGCGAAATCTACTATAGTATGGCGTTGGCAAAAGCAATCGAATATAATcgataaacatatatatatatatatatacataagcaTATTTTTCCATTCATCTAATTTACtgtaaatttatttcatattgGTTTTTAATCataaatttttatgttgcgtttctgttcattttgtgcgttcattttgtttttgtaaaacAACTTTTCTTATACAATTGGCAGTACATTTTTTCGTTGGCATGAGAGTGCAACCCTATTTCGCTGTGTTTCTGCCTTCCTCTTTGCGCACGTTTGTGAACACTTACACACGCAGACGATGTTTCGTTGTGTTTGAATTCGCCGCCGTGTTCTGGCGACcattttgtgtgcatgtgtgcggcAGACGTCAATTCGCCGTTCGTTGAATATTCAACACTAACACACTCGCAACGCACGCACACCTGAATACGACGCTCTCTTACGGACGCATACACACCCAGTTCTCGGTACATTAGTGTGCGTGCGGTACGTGCGTGTGTTTTGATTACACTTGCTTACGTTTTGGCGCTCAACAATCTGTCAAAAGTCCAATTGTACAcacgttcacacacacacacacacacactcacacacacactgctcGAGCGCAGTGGAAAAAGCGCGCGCTTTGCTGTCGCTGTTTCGTatgctcttcttcttgttcttctgccgccgctgctgttgccgctgtcgccaccgccaccgctgCTTGCATTCCTTTCATTTGGCATAGtgttctcttctttttttttatcaactgTTGCTGCGCCAATGCGCTGCGCAGGTGTAGCGTGTTAATAAGacaaaatgaacaacaaaaacaacaaagcgcaacataaaatacaaaaatactaCTATGAATCGATAATTGCAGTGGCAACTGTACTTTTGTACTAATCATTAGCATAGAATTAGATTAATTAACCTAACCCAAAACTATGTATATTGGATTAATTAATGTGTTATGCAACGGCGTTCAGTGTTGAGCAACGCTGAAAAACACTTGCACTTGCATTTCCTGTAATCTGTTCGGTTTTTGGGgacaaatcaatcaatcaatatcaatcagtcaatcaatcaatcaatcaaacaaGCAAGCAAACAAACTAACAACAGACATGAAcaatcaaaagcaaaacaaatcgaGTATAAAATGCTATCAAAATAACATCATCCATCATCCGTTATGAATCGTATTTGTGGAGACTTTTTGGTGCATCTGAGTTATACTGAAAACAATGTGTACACACCCGTTTTAGATGCCCTATCTGTTATCCACGGATGGATCATTGGCCGTACAAAAGGATGTTAAAGGTGCACTCAGCAGCAATAAGGGCAATGTCGTTCGGCGCATGTTCGTGGTGAACGATTCCTCATTTGCGCCCGGAACACAAAGGTGCGTTTTCAaagacaaaacttaaaacaatCAGAATCtcaccataaaaaaaaaaagataaacaaaaaaaaagttccataaaacaagaaaaagctaaaataaaGCCTCGTTTTTTTCTCGTCCGCTTCGAtgcgctctttctctctctctctctctctctctctctcttttcccactctctttctatctctaTCCATCCACAGAGTAATTACCACAGGCTCCGCATCGACGGTGGTCAAAAAACAGGACTCTGGTCAACAGGTGTTGAGCATAAATTCGCTCGATAAGAACTGTAAGTGTTCGTCGTTAAAAATCagtttttaaaaacaaacgaaaatctGTTTGAGAAATCAAATACAATTAGTGTTGCACGCGTTGTTGATGTGTTGTAATCGATTTGATTTGAATAATCGATCGTTAGGGGTTTTCGCTAATCGATTGttctctctcttctctctctttctctctatctctctacTCCTCTGTTTCTACTCGCTACTTTCCGCTCGCTCGCTGTACTCTcccacacccccccccccccccccccccactaAATGTAATATTCACTTTCTGGAActctgtttctctctctctctctctctctctctctctctgttgtCGCTGTGTTTGCTCTTGTATTGCTGTCACGCATTACCAACACCAACACTACCACTACCACCCACCCCCTCATTATTCCCCGCCCCTTTCCACATCATTCACCTACTCTCTATACACTCATAATACACACGACGGGCGGCGGGCGGCGGGCTGTGGCGCATTAGATCTTTTGGTCGATCaggcaacagcggcagcagctgcggctgcagcaggTGGAGGTGATCCGGCGTCTGCTGCACATCATCATACATTGACAAATGGCAGCATTGTTGATGCCAAAACTGGACAAACGGTATTGACCACATCGGGTGCTGCCGCGGCCGCGGCCAAATCGCATTTTAGCTCAATTGGTGCACTGCATCTGACCCAAGAGGAATGCAATGAGATCTTAATCAAGCGCGCCATTGCAGCCGGCCACGGCCACCATCAGACGCACACAATCACCGCTGGCGACGGAgcgcaccaccaccaccaccaccaccatcaTTCGACGGCGCCAGGCGCGACACCAAGTAAGCATCTCAAATCTGTGTTGTGCTCGAATATCTCCTCCTTCTCCTCCTACAACTCTCCTCAACTGCTCAACTGCTCTACTGctctactgctactgctataCTCTGGCCTCTGGCACTGGTATTCGGTGTATTCTCGTTGCTTACCCGTTGCGTCACCTTACGTTATGCGCTTACGCAACGTTACGTTACATCATGTCTCGTTACGTTGCGTTACGTTTTGCGTCCCTGCTTACCGTATATACaactctttttatttttcggttcaaaattgaattttgttttgttttgtttcttttctttttttttttagtttagttttcgttttctaaaaatatacaaaaaaaaaaaataaaaaatatatatatttttattttcttttctcttaatttttttttgtttggtttttttgtttttttctgttcgTTCTGTTGAGTTTGTGTTCGGTTCGTACTtttgattttctttctttgtttatcttctcttttatttttgatatcTTCCTTTGAATTCCATTTGGTTATTGTTCCGTTGGCGGTGCAACAACACTCTTAGGTGACATACTTCCTGGTATTTCAGTTCAAGTACAGAAAGTAATACAAGGACTCGAAGAGAACGAGGACTCGCAGGGCGACGCACCCAACTTAAAGTTGGAGCCAGGCACATTAGAATTGTCCCCAAAGACCGAACTACAGGAATCAATGCATTTCAGCGAAGTAAGCCCAACATTTATGCTACACAAAAACacttaaacaaatcaaatcaaatcaaatcaaataaattaatttaaaaaaaaagaatagtatatttataaattaaatattcctCGCGTTAAATAAATAGTAATCaacgtctctctctctctctctctctctctctctccctttctctctcttccgTCGTCTCTGTTTATTCTCCATTTTAGACCGACGCCACCATCAAAAAGGAGCGCCCGTACAGTTGTGACGAGTGCGGCAAATCCTTTCTGCTCAAACATCATTTGACAACACACGCACGCGTGCACACAGGTGGTTGTTCTTGTTCCTAGCACATACCCATTATTAAAGCGAGCAGGTCTAACCCCCCAACACTCTCTTCCCCACACTCTCTTTGTATCTGTTCACTCTGTAGGCGAACGTCCACACATTTGCACCCATTGcggcaaaagttttgcgcaCAAACATTGTCTAAATACGCATCTACTGCTCCATTCGACGGATCGGCCATATCAGTGTCAGGAGTGCAAGAAGAGCTTTACGCTTAAGCATCATCTGTTGACGCATTCGCGTGTCCATAGTCGGGAGCGGCCATTTGTGTGCCAGGAGTGCGGACGTGCATTTCCCCTCAAGCGTCATCTGGTCACGCACAGTAAATTTCACGCCGGCGAACGTCCCTACGTCTGCGAGGAATGCGGTGAGAGTTTCGCACAGGAGAATCACCTGATTATGCACTCGCGGTTAGTAGCGCAGACACACTCTGTCTTACCTAATACATTAACTAAAGCAAGCAAATTGTTTTGCAGCTTTCATGGTTCATTGAATCCATTTGTTTGTGCTGATTGCGGTGCCTCGTTTCCACGCAAATTTCAATTGGTTAATCACGGACGCATACACGGCAAGATACCACACTCCTGCACAGTTTGCGGCAAAGAATTTCTACAGAAGCGCACCCTAGTATCCCACATGAGGTAAGCCGTCTGTCTATACTCCAAGCTCagtttttaataacatttgttttttttcgggGTTTCTTAGGCGCGTACATACCGGCGAGCAGGCGCATCCCTGCGTCAGCTGCGGCGAAGGTTTCCTCACCAAGGCGGAACTGCATCAGCATGTCCGTGCGGCGCACAACGGCGTCAATCCCAATACGAGCAGTGCCACCATTATAGCCAATCAACAGGTATGCTTAACAAGTTAAACTCAATTGGTGCAtcatgtttaattaaattgaaattcaagcAGATACAACAGCCGCATCATCATCCAGGACATCCGCAGACGATCACCGTTGTCAGCAATCCGGCTAATTCAACGCTGCTCACCGTCTCCACAACCGATGCCAATGGCGTTGCGCGTCCACAATTCGTTTGCCGGTAATACTAATTATATGGCTGTTATTCCTTacttaacattttgttaataataaaacttTTGGTCGTTATAGCGAATGCGGCAGCGCGTTTAACAGCCGGGAGGCGCTCGCCTTGCACTTGCGACTGCACACGGGCGACAAGAGCCTTATGACCGATCTGTGCGCTTTGACAGCAGCGCTGCCCGGTCACTTTTTGAGCACGGCGAGCCTCAATCCGGGCACTGTGGTAACGGCCAATCCAAATTTGGTGGGCCAGAGTCCGGTGCCGGTGCAAATCATATCATCCACCGGTCAGGTGATGTCGCAGACCACGCTGGTGCAGGCCGCCAATTCGACCCATCCGCAAGCGGTTGTCACAGCCGTGCCCACAATGCCCGTCCATGGGCAACAGCATCTGCAGCACatccagcaacagcagcagcaacagcatgtGGTCACCGTATCGCCGGCCAACAAGCCAAAATCGCATTTCTGCGCCAGCTGCGGCAAGGGATTCGCCGCCAAGCACGGCCTCATGCAGCACAATCGACGACATCCAAACGGCGGCTGCACGGTGCGCACCCATGTCTGCGAGTGTGGAAAGGCATTCTTCCAAAAGAACCATCTGATGCTGCATCAGCGCCAGCATTTGGAAACAAAGCCAGCCATATCGCAGCAACAGGTATGCTAAGTGCCCAGCCCAAGACCCAACAAGTCCCCACACCCAATCCATAGATActacctacacacacacacatatatatatatatatacatataaatgtatatatatatatatcttcaattattcaattcaatttaaattattgtgttttcaatttgctttgatttataaaaaaaaaaagaacgaaaagaaagaaaaataaatttaaaaactggCATAGATtaacatataatttaattagttttatattATGTGGGAGCAGTTAGTCTAGCCTCTAAGCtatgcaatttaatttagcTATTAACTCGAACTAAGCAATTGTTACCGAgtatcaacaataacaataataataatattaaaaacacCAGCAGTTAAATGCTTTAAGTTAAATGTTGTAGGTAGATCTCGAGGCTTTTGTGTCGGTCTGTTGAGAAactttcatttctttttccATTGAACTCTATTCCAAGTTTATTTTCCGATtagtttaatataaataaaaataacagcaactagttacatacaaacatatctTTGAAATTCTTGTGTTGCGTTTCttaatgttttatttgaaatatataattgtGTAAAATGAatcacaaacaaaacaaagaaaaacaaaaacaaaaacaataatgaaAATCACGAAATGATAATTAATTAACTTCGAATACTTGCAGCTTGTTGTACCAACTACTTCTtactaaataaacaataaagaaATAGATCAACAAGATCAACtgaacaataataaaagctaaagATAACTActtacactcacacacacacacacacatatgcacacacacgcacacacacagcctgAATGTTCGTAAATACCaaagcaaattctatttgtaaAGTgccgtctgtctgtgtgtgcgtgtgtgtctgtgcgtgtgtgtgtgtgtgtggcagactctttgaaaagaaaaacttgataaaccaataaaaccaaaataaaacataGATCAAAAATACTACAGTAAAAACGTTACAATATTCTGTAATACGTGCACGCAAAATAAAGGCTTCACTGTGCGCGTTTTAGgtgtgtataaaaaaaaacaaaacaaaacaaaaaatatatattccaaatTGTCCCAATAATCAAATACTATAACATACGTATTATTGTCATGTGTATTTAGCAATGTGTCctataattatttatgtacaaTTATTatcttctttgtttttttttttttgtttttttgcgtGTCTGTGCCTGTtgtctctctctgtgtatgttgttgttgttgttgttttttgtgtatttaccTATTTAGCTATACCCTAGTTTTCTGTGCTCTTTGTTAAATGTGCCCTCATtcccaaaaaagaaaaatcaaaaacaaatgcaaactacaattttgaaatgtttcGATTTCGTTAGAACCCATCCCTCCCCCTCCACGCccctttttttcaattttgcttGAGCGtaattttagtttagtttttataaatacattttccatatatgaatacatttaagttatttttattgttgagcCAGAAAAGATTTGCTAAAGCCTTGAACTCTTTGCAGGAGGCTgacgtgcagcagcagcagcagcagcaacaacaacaacaagcggccGCTGCGGCTGCCGCCGCGGGACAACAGTCCACCCAGGTGGAGGTGCAAATAATGCCCGGTGGCCATGCCAAGGTCATCAAATACGAGATCTGTCGAAATGTGCTGCAGGAGGAGCAGgcggggcagcagcagcaacagcagcaggcgtcCATGCATGCTGAATAAGATAGGAGGAGGGAGGAAGAGGAGGGAGCAGAAAGGGGGAGAGAGATAGTTGATTAAATTTGATAAGCGCAGTTAATTTTATAGCATTTTTGTTGTaactttttgtaaatatacaaAGCCAAtttgtgcaattgcaattgcgcGGCAAAAGATTgctccccacacacacacacacacacaaacacacatatgtacacccacccacgcacacaagcagaattatatagatatatatatatatatacagatatatagaACTTATCAAGAGGGCAGCTTTTACAGgctacacccacacacacacacagctaaaAGTGAATGAGAGATCCTGGAGCGTATATGAGAGTTAAGCGATTCCCTTAGTTTTATGAATTTAGTTACCATTTAGCTATTAATAGACACCTAGCTatacacaccacacacaaatactacacacacccacacacatatgtacatcaAATACAATTGTAACTGTAACTATAGATATTCTGTTATAATTTCTTTGTGATGCATTGGTCGCATCTAAAACAAGAACCTCGTCATAAgttgcaaaagtttttatctaattacattttaattgtaacttttaacacacacacacgcacatatgtatatacacacatatatatacaaattgaaagaattatctatatatatatatatatatatgtatgtatatggcaTATGCCTAAACATATAACGCCTAACTGTAAActatgtatacatattaaaaaaaaaaagagaaaaataaatattaagcaTAAAAACAACTGCAACTACGTTTAGTTTTAGGCACGCtaattaacaattattattattattattataattataattattataattacaatGAATACGTACATTTGCGAACCGCACTCTGCGTCGCGATCATGTTGTTGTGGGCGTGATCGTGGGCGTTTGTCcagcacactcacacacacacacacacacacagacagacaacaTTTTCAAGCTTGTAcataaaaaggaaaagaaaaaacaaaacaacttgCAACGTGTAACCAGAACTAGAACTTAAGTGAATGCAAAACAGGTCTAAactgaaatttaaaataaaagaatgaATATTCAATGAGTGTAGCCGGTTCGGTTGGGggcggccacgcccacgcccacaggCGACTCTTGGAATAGGTGCCTGGCAcaataactaaagaaaaactttaaatacgacCGGAAAGCAGagggaaaaagaaaaacaaaataaatatagaagcATAAATAGTTGATAAGTGTAACGTTTTAGTTGTGTAACAAAATTATAGACAACCgtaaataatgcaaaattgaaaagaaaaaacaattagTTTatagacacgcacacacacacacacgcatacacacacacacgcatacacacacacacacacacacacagttccATCAATAAATGCACGCTTTTTGTGGCAAGATGAAATGCGATAGAAAGAAAGAAACCAACAAACAAATCTATTATCAAAACtgtaaaaatacatttaaaacaaaaacaaaaagaaaagaaaagaaaacaaacaacttaTACCTTAACGTTAGGAATGCGTTCAAATAAATGCAACAAGTAAATCGATAACATAATCCGATAAATAGATGAACCTAATATTAAGcgtatattttaatatgtaaGCCTTAAAGAAAATACGActatgaataataaaaaaaaaagaatgtgtAACTGTAATTATTGACAAAGCCGTTCAATTAATTGTTGTACGTAATCAAAGTGTGACCgtattcaattgaatttttgttcaaaatgAAATTGCGCCTGCTTAAAAGCATTAAAatgttcttttttattttagactTGATTCGAAATGTAAAAAGGAaactattaattttttaaattaacataTCTTGTAATTAAATACTAAGTTTTCATCCTTAATTTGAATCCCTATTGAAGATATCCTTAATTTAAATAGTGTGGCTAAATTAGACCTAAAACTTCTGCCAATATTCTGATTTTCTGTATTAACTTTGTTAACTAAAGCCGAACATATGTAAGTGTGGTATGCCTATTCTAATTGGACTGTTCTCCAATGAGTCCAACAAGTCGCCTCGGATCTTTCGAATATTTTGGCAGTATCTTTCAGTTCATGTTGATGTCATACATAATTGCAAATTGGCAGCAAAGTAAAAACATTAGTCAAATCGTTTATATTTCTCAGATAACAGAGGCCTCACTTTCTGCAATAACAATTGTTGGCCAAAAGAAATGTTGCCTGCAAAtgctttaataatttatttatagattggccgattaaacaaacaaacagaacaATTGTGAGCCAAAATGGAATTGTGCCTTGTGAATTATGAATCAGCCGGCGGTTGGCTTGATCCGAGTTCGTTCTCTTCTCCGGGCAGCTACTTAAAGCGTTTCATTGTTAGGTAATAAGTAAACAGGTTAGCCAAGCAAGTTCTCTTCTAGTCGAATAagttaatatatgtataacattCTCAGGAATTTTACTCAGCCTAATACATGTTGAGTTCCCAGTTAGATAAGATACAAATACCCATACATAGCAAACATGTGTGTAGCTTCGTTTTGTTGTGCGATAAAGCGAAAATGTTTAGCATTTTTTACTAGCCATACCCATTAAACGAGTTAACGTGGTCTAGACCAGTTGTGAAAGGGTTAAAGTATGTTTAAAACTGAGACAAATCTACGTATATATAATGTATCTCAAGGTTCAATGCTCCAGTATctgaattatttaaaaccaGATAACTTGCACAAATGTGAAGTAATTGTTTAGAGATTTGATATGGATATATTTGAGCATATTAAGGAACGATTCTGAAACTTTCACAATAATCGCTTGATAATTACGCGAGTTATGCAGAATTGTACGTAGTACAGGGTATAGCTAGGTCTGCTATTCGCCTTGCGGCGCTTGCTAACTATTCGTAATCATTTTGActtaatgcaaaaaataattagCGTTGTTTTTACATGAAGTCACGAAGCTactaaccaaaaaaaaaacaaacgaaaaacccAAAACGATTTGACCATATGGCGCTCCTAGGGAAGGCACGTACATATCAAACATTTGACATGCACAGCCCTCAAGTCGTCACATCTCATTCATAATTTCAATAGTTTGTtaattgtttat
This window harbors:
- the cg gene encoding zinc finger protein 84 isoform X21 — protein: MCAAQSNPPPFGYTWGFADNGNRAAESVLEISPNINYTVSGESTDATIKKERPYSCDECGKSFLLKHHLTTHARVHTGERPHICTHCGKSFAHKHCLNTHLLLHSTDRPYQCQECKKSFTLKHHLLTHSRVHSRERPFVCQECGRAFPLKRHLVTHSKFHAGERPYVCEECGESFAQENHLIMHSRFHGSLNPFVCADCGASFPRKFQLVNHGRIHGKIPHSCTVCGKEFLQKRTLVSHMRRVHTGEQAHPCVSCGEGFLTKAELHQHVRAAHNGVNPNTSSATIIANQQQIQQPHHHPGHPQTITVVSNPANSTLLTVSTTDANGVARPQFVCRECGSAFNSREALALHLRLHTGDKSLMTDLCALTAALPGHFLSTASLNPGTVVTANPNLVGQSPVPVQIISSTGQVMSQTTLVQAANSTHPQAVVTAVPTMPVHGQQHLQHIQQQQQQQHVVTVSPANKPKSHFCASCGKGFAAKHGLMQHNRRHPNGGCTVRTHVCECGKAFFQKNHLMLHQRQHLETKPAISQQQEADVQQQQQQQQQQQAAAAAAAAGQQSTQVEVQIMPGGHAKVIKYEICRNVLQEEQAGQQQQQQQASMHAE
- the cg gene encoding zinc finger protein 432 isoform X8, whose translation is MPYLLSTDGSLAVQKDVKGALSSNKGNVVRRMFVVNDSSFAPGTQRVITTGSASTVVKKQDSGQQVLSINSLDKNYLLVDQATAAAAAAAAGGGDPASAAHHHTLTNGSIVDAKTGQTVLTTSGAAAAAAKSHFSSIGALHLTQEECNEILIKRAIAAGHGHHQTHTITAGDGAHHHHHHHHHSTAPGATPSGATTLLGDILPGISVQVQKVIQGLEENEDSQGDAPNLKLEPGTLELSPKTELQESMHFSETDATIKKERPYSCDECGKSFLLKHHLTTHARVHTGGERPHICTHCGKSFAHKHCLNTHLLLHSTDRPYQCQECKKSFTLKHHLLTHSRVHSRERPFVCQECGRAFPLKRHLVTHSKFHAGERPYVCEECGESFAQENHLIMHSRFHGSLNPFVCADCGASFPRKFQLVNHGRIHGKIPHSCTVCGKEFLQKRTLVSHMRRVHTGEQAHPCVSCGEGFLTKAELHQHVRAAHNGVNPNTSSATIIANQQQIQQPHHHPGHPQTITVVSNPANSTLLTVSTTDANGVARPQFVCRECGSAFNSREALALHLRLHTGDKSLMTDLCALTAALPGHFLSTASLNPGTVVTANPNLVGQSPVPVQIISSTGQVMSQTTLVQAANSTHPQAVVTAVPTMPVHGQQHLQHIQQQQQQQHVVTVSPANKPKSHFCASCGKGFAAKHGLMQHNRRHPNGGCTVRTHVCECGKAFFQKNHLMLHQRQHLETKPAISQQQEADVQQQQQQQQQQQAAAAAAAAGQQSTQVEVQIMPGGHAKVIKYEICRNVLQEEQAGQQQQQQQASMHAE
- the cg gene encoding zinc finger protein 432 isoform X10 is translated as MCAAQSNPPPFGYTWGFADNGNRAAESVLEISPNINYTVSGESMPYLLSTDGSLAVQKDVKGALSSNKGNVVRRMFVVNDSSFAPGTQRVITTGSASTVVKKQDSGQQVLSINSLDKNYLLVDQATAAAAAAAAGGGDPASAAHHHTLTNGSIVDAKTGQTVLTTSGAAAAAAKSHFSSIGALHLTQEECNEILIKRAIAAGHGHHQTHTITAGDGAHHHHHHHHHSTAPGATPSDILPGISVQVQKVIQGLEENEDSQGDAPNLKLEPGTLELSPKTELQESMHFSETDATIKKERPYSCDECGKSFLLKHHLTTHARVHTGERPHICTHCGKSFAHKHCLNTHLLLHSTDRPYQCQECKKSFTLKHHLLTHSRVHSRERPFVCQECGRAFPLKRHLVTHSKFHAGERPYVCEECGESFAQENHLIMHSRFHGSLNPFVCADCGASFPRKFQLVNHGRIHGKIPHSCTVCGKEFLQKRTLVSHMRRVHTGEQAHPCVSCGEGFLTKAELHQHVRAAHNGVNPNTSSATIIANQQQIQQPHHHPGHPQTITVVSNPANSTLLTVSTTDANGVARPQFVCRECGSAFNSREALALHLRLHTGDKSLMTDLCALTAALPGHFLSTASLNPGTVVTANPNLVGQSPVPVQIISSTGQVMSQTTLVQAANSTHPQAVVTAVPTMPVHGQQHLQHIQQQQQQQHVVTVSPANKPKSHFCASCGKGFAAKHGLMQHNRRHPNGGCTVRTHVCECGKAFFQKNHLMLHQRQHLETKPAISQQQVC
- the cg gene encoding zinc finger protein 84 isoform X22, with protein sequence MHFSETDATIKKERPYSCDECGKSFLLKHHLTTHARVHTGGERPHICTHCGKSFAHKHCLNTHLLLHSTDRPYQCQECKKSFTLKHHLLTHSRVHSRERPFVCQECGRAFPLKRHLVTHSKFHAGERPYVCEECGESFAQENHLIMHSRFHGSLNPFVCADCGASFPRKFQLVNHGRIHGKIPHSCTVCGKEFLQKRTLVSHMRRVHTGEQAHPCVSCGEGFLTKAELHQHVRAAHNGVNPNTSSATIIANQQQIQQPHHHPGHPQTITVVSNPANSTLLTVSTTDANGVARPQFVCRECGSAFNSREALALHLRLHTGDKSLMTDLCALTAALPGHFLSTASLNPGTVVTANPNLVGQSPVPVQIISSTGQVMSQTTLVQAANSTHPQAVVTAVPTMPVHGQQHLQHIQQQQQQQHVVTVSPANKPKSHFCASCGKGFAAKHGLMQHNRRHPNGGCTVRTHVCECGKAFFQKNHLMLHQRQHLETKPAISQQQEADVQQQQQQQQQQQAAAAAAAAGQQSTQVEVQIMPGGHAKVIKYEICRNVLQEEQAGQQQQQQQASMHAE